From a region of the Procambarus clarkii isolate CNS0578487 chromosome 18, FALCON_Pclarkii_2.0, whole genome shotgun sequence genome:
- the LOC123754412 gene encoding uncharacterized protein — protein MHPKPLVDLCIDFVVQATVYYQRYCQDDEMVWSSVGQVWADLWYLPPSIPSRATHLLHAHLLHAQLLHGHLESYVYDITRPLLTLLAVRARKIAIVPVDRQFASLSSPAIFCECGVYKGEHQLQELDLTGVDLGLDMKVLLALLPVCPELTVLKLGGNTTPDVLQAAKTCPLTVLHISERSAKDPRVSESDLMEIIIGSRNHNPTELLSSIRQGRMIEANPTWPQMSDFSTGHCKVQQDFLLLLLAVLTKLNNLSCKSLDLQKVICAFDDLIKESPKQLKLSLKSNQLLANEDFLDTLSRVAPDIEDVKVIYRRRSIQNIASDILTLHDNFPSLKALHIFGMRHASQSEPSPEVFACIGIRLKILELDEICLRDIPSLLQVCPLLQDLTLTFKHGIKCDHTGLPDTARFENVITLNVKSSRLRQEPLSFLLKMLPNLQTIAVQGRVDNVELFLGYLTQLTELRTVKMTELETLEVASLCELPRMVSDRRPWELYASPHILNQSDIKTLQNCGWTYIPFREYTFKIGNLYSFSLRHVAWN, from the coding sequence ATGGTGTGGAGTTCCGTGGGTCAGGTGTGGGCGGACCTGTGGTATCTGCCACCCAGCATCCCCAGTCGCGCTACACACCTCCTCCACGCCCACCTTCTCCACGCCCAACTCTTACATGGCCACTTAGAAAGTTACGTTTATGATATAACCCGCCCTCTTTTGACCCTACTGGCTGTCAGGGCTCGGAAGATCGCCATCGTGCCAGTCGATCGGCAATTTGCGAGTCTCTCTTCTCCTGCCATTTTCTGTGAATGTGGCGTGTACAAAGGAGAACACCAGCTTCAAGAACTGGATTTAACGGGCGTGGATCTCGGGTTAGACATGAAAGTGCTGTTAGCTCTGTTGCCTGTGTGCCCTGAGTTGACCGTGCTCAAGCTGGGCGGCAACACAACGCCTGACGTACTACAGGCTGCCAAGACCTGTCCTCTCACAGTCCTGCACATAAGTGAGCGGTCTGCTAAGGACCCTCGAGTTTCTGAGAGTGATTTAATGGAAATAATTATTGGTTCCAGGAATCACAATCCAACGGAGCTACTGAGCAGTATTCGACAAGGTAGAATGATAGAAGCAAACCCAACGTGGCCGCAGATGTCTGATTTCTCTACTGGGCATTGTAAAGTGCAGCAAGACTTTCTGCTACTGCTTCTTGCAGTTCTTACGAAACTAAATAACTTATCATGTAAATCATTAGATCTTCAGAAGGTTATCTGCGCTTTTGATGATTTGATCAAAGAATCCCCAAAACAGCTCAAACTTTCCCTGAAATCAAACCAGTTACTTGCTAATGAAGATTTTCTGGATACTTTGTCACGCGTTGCACCCGACATTGAAGATGTGAAGGTGATTTACAGGAGAAGAAGTATACAAAATATCGCAAGTGACATCTTGACTCTCCATGACAACTTCCCATCCCTAAAAGCTCTGCACATTTTTGGAATGAGACACGCTAGTCAGAGTGAACCTTCTCCAGAGGTTTTTGCCTGCATTGGAATTCGGCTTAAAATTCTAGAACTTGACGAAATATGCCTTAGAGATATACCATCGTTGCTTCAAGTATGCCCTCTTCTTCAAGATCTAACGCTAACCTTCAAGCACGGAATTAAGTGTGATCACACTGGTCTTCCCGATACGGCACGCTTCGAAAACGTGATCACTCTCAACGTCAAATCATCCCGATTAAGACAAGAGCCTCTGAGCTTCCTCCTGAAAATGCTTCCAAATTTACAAACAATAGCTGTTCAAGGCAGAGTAGATAACGTAGAATTATTTTTGGGTTATCTCACTCAACTAACAGAATTGAGAACTGTGAAAATGACAGAGCTAGAAACTTTGGAAGTTGCGAGTCTTTGCGAACTGCCCAGGATGGTCAGTGATCGACGGCCTTGGGAACTGTACGCTTCTCCCCATATCCTCAATCAATCAGACATCAAGACGCTACAAAATTGTGGGTGGACTTATATACCTTTCAGGGAGTACACATTTAAAATCGGGAACTTGTATTCATTTTCCCTACGCCACGTAGCGTGGAATTGA